A stretch of Schaalia odontolytica DNA encodes these proteins:
- a CDS encoding FtsW/RodA/SpoVE family cell cycle protein — MATVSIAPARPRRFLELTLMGLALAVGIAGYVLTSLNYTGEIPANLLTQVGVLVAIAIIAEVGVHFLAPYADPVILPVAVALTGLGLAMIYRLDLSYARRDEATVGFRQALFVGIAIVIAAIILIMLRDHRMLRRYTYTFGALSLFLLLLPMIPGLGQETFGARVWIHLGPISVQPGELVKITLAIFFAGYLVTNRDNLAIGGRKFLGMRLPRARDLGPIMVVWLIGIAILVLQRDLGTSLLFFGLFVAMLYVATNRVSWLVIGFTLFVPAVAIAVKSFSHVQTRFNIWLNALDPDVYDRGSYQLVQGLFGQASGGLMGTGWGRGYPQLVPLANSDFILSSFAEELGLTGMAAILVLYLILIQRGLRAALTVRDGFGKLLATGLSFSLAIQLFVVLGGITRIIPLTGLTAPFLAAGGSSMVSSWITVALLIRVSDAARRPASAPAPWNSGIQPAVGVGE; from the coding sequence ATGGCTACCGTATCGATCGCGCCCGCCCGGCCTCGCCGATTCCTGGAGCTGACCCTTATGGGCCTGGCTCTGGCCGTCGGCATCGCCGGCTACGTGCTGACCTCGCTGAACTACACGGGGGAGATCCCCGCAAACCTTCTCACGCAGGTCGGCGTGCTCGTCGCGATCGCCATCATTGCCGAGGTCGGCGTGCACTTCCTGGCACCCTACGCGGACCCGGTGATCCTGCCGGTCGCCGTGGCGCTGACGGGCCTGGGGCTGGCGATGATCTACCGCCTCGACCTGTCGTACGCGCGCAGGGACGAGGCCACGGTGGGCTTCCGCCAGGCGCTCTTCGTGGGCATCGCGATCGTTATCGCGGCCATCATCTTGATCATGCTGCGCGACCACCGCATGCTGCGCCGCTACACCTACACCTTCGGCGCACTGTCGCTGTTCCTGCTGCTCCTGCCGATGATTCCCGGCCTGGGCCAGGAGACCTTCGGTGCGCGCGTCTGGATCCACCTGGGTCCCATCTCCGTCCAGCCCGGTGAGCTCGTGAAGATCACGCTGGCGATCTTCTTCGCCGGATACCTCGTGACGAACCGCGACAACCTGGCGATCGGCGGCCGCAAGTTCCTGGGCATGCGCCTGCCGCGCGCCCGCGACCTCGGTCCGATCATGGTCGTGTGGCTGATCGGCATCGCGATCCTCGTCCTGCAGCGCGATCTGGGCACCTCGCTGCTCTTCTTCGGCCTGTTCGTCGCGATGCTGTACGTGGCGACGAACCGCGTGTCGTGGCTGGTCATCGGTTTCACGCTCTTCGTGCCGGCCGTCGCGATCGCGGTGAAGTCTTTCAGCCACGTGCAGACGCGCTTCAACATCTGGCTCAACGCCCTGGATCCCGACGTGTACGACCGCGGGTCCTACCAGCTCGTTCAGGGTCTGTTCGGCCAGGCCTCGGGCGGCCTCATGGGCACCGGTTGGGGCCGCGGCTACCCGCAGCTCGTGCCGCTGGCGAACTCGGACTTCATCCTGTCCTCCTTCGCGGAGGAGCTGGGCCTGACCGGCATGGCCGCCATCCTGGTCCTGTACCTGATCCTCATCCAGCGAGGCCTGCGCGCGGCGCTGACGGTGCGCGACGGCTTCGGCAAGCTCCTGGCGACCGGCCTGAGCTTCTCGCTGGCTATTCAGCTGTTCGTGGTGCTCGGCGGCATCACGCGCATCATTCCGTTGACCGGCCTGACGGCCCCGTTCCTCGCTGCGGGCGGCTCGTCGATGGTGTCCTCCTGGATCACCGTCGCGCTGCTGATCCGCGTGTCGGACGCTGCTCGCCGCCCGGCCTCGGCCCCCGCGCCGTGGAACTCCGGTATCCAGCCCGCCGTGGGAGTGGGTGAGTGA